One genomic window of Prochlorococcus marinus str. NATL2A includes the following:
- a CDS encoding 3-isopropylmalate dehydratase small subunit, with the protein MNQKFPKGEIKSIQGRSFTMKGDDIDTDRIIPARFLKCVSFSALGEQVFADDRKELKGNHPFDLDQNKGANILVVNDNFGCGSSREHAPQALMRWGIRLIIGESFAEIFFGNCLALGIPCLTASKEEIVNLQNLVEKNNNQIWDCNLKNLSISNQKETVKLILDEGPHNMLYSGKWDATSQLLDEEEKINKTFNNLPYLNNFKQQI; encoded by the coding sequence ATGAATCAAAAGTTCCCAAAAGGTGAAATCAAATCAATACAAGGCCGCAGTTTTACAATGAAAGGCGATGATATTGATACAGACAGAATAATTCCTGCGAGATTTCTCAAATGTGTAAGTTTTTCAGCTTTAGGAGAACAAGTCTTTGCGGATGATAGAAAAGAACTAAAGGGTAATCACCCATTTGATCTTGATCAAAATAAAGGGGCAAATATTCTTGTTGTCAATGACAATTTTGGCTGTGGTTCAAGTCGAGAGCATGCACCTCAGGCTCTGATGAGATGGGGGATAAGATTAATTATTGGGGAAAGCTTTGCTGAAATCTTCTTTGGGAATTGCCTTGCTCTCGGGATACCTTGCCTAACAGCCTCAAAAGAAGAAATAGTTAACTTGCAAAACCTAGTTGAAAAAAATAACAACCAAATCTGGGATTGCAATCTTAAAAACCTATCCATTTCTAATCAAAAAGAAACTGTCAAACTTATTCTTGATGAAGGACCACACAATATGCTTTATTCAGGGAAATGGGATGCTACATCTCAATTACTAGATGAAGAAGAAAAAATAAATAAAACATTTAATAACTTACCTTATCTGAATAATTTTAAACAACAGATCTAA
- the leuC gene encoding 3-isopropylmalate dehydratase large subunit — protein sequence MSSRTLYDKVWNFHQVKELPGGSTQLFIGLHLIHEVTSPQAFSALNEKKLGVKFPNLTVATVDHIVPTSNQQRPFSDPLAEEMLATLEKNCKTHGIKFHGIGSNSQGVVHVMAPELGLTQPGMTVACGDSHTSTHGAFGAIAFGIGTSQVRDVLASQSLAMNKLKVRRIWVEGELQKGVYAKDLILHIIRHLGVKGGVGFAYEFAGPAIEKLSMEGRMTICNMAIEGGARCGYINPDETTFKYIKGKEHAPKGQEWDKAISWWKSLASDSKATFDDEIQLDGSSIEPTVTWGITPGQGISIKETIPNPEFLPKNEQQIAKDACKYMNLKPDEPIEGQSIDVCFIGSCTNGRLSDLEEASKIVKGNTVADGIRAFVVPGSQKVAKEAKEKGLDKIFLKAGFEWREPGCSMCLAMNPDKLEGRQISASSSNRNFKGRQGSANGRTLLMSPAMVAAAAINGKVTDVRKFLKE from the coding sequence TTGAGTTCTAGAACCCTCTACGACAAAGTTTGGAACTTCCATCAGGTAAAAGAATTACCTGGAGGATCGACTCAACTTTTTATTGGTCTTCATTTAATTCACGAAGTCACAAGTCCTCAGGCTTTCTCTGCACTGAATGAAAAAAAACTTGGAGTAAAGTTTCCCAATCTTACTGTCGCAACAGTTGACCATATAGTTCCGACCTCAAACCAGCAACGTCCTTTTAGTGATCCTCTTGCAGAGGAAATGTTGGCTACTTTAGAAAAAAACTGCAAAACTCATGGGATAAAATTTCACGGAATTGGAAGTAATTCGCAAGGAGTAGTTCATGTTATGGCTCCAGAATTAGGATTAACCCAGCCTGGAATGACAGTAGCTTGCGGAGATTCACATACCTCAACCCATGGAGCATTTGGAGCAATTGCCTTTGGTATTGGAACCAGTCAAGTGCGAGATGTTTTAGCCAGTCAAAGCTTGGCAATGAATAAATTAAAAGTAAGAAGAATATGGGTAGAGGGTGAATTGCAAAAGGGAGTCTATGCAAAAGACCTAATTCTTCATATCATTCGTCATCTTGGAGTTAAAGGAGGTGTGGGATTTGCATATGAATTTGCTGGGCCTGCAATAGAAAAACTCTCAATGGAGGGACGAATGACCATATGCAATATGGCTATTGAAGGTGGTGCAAGATGCGGTTATATCAACCCAGATGAAACCACTTTCAAATATATAAAAGGGAAAGAACACGCGCCCAAAGGTCAAGAATGGGATAAGGCTATTTCTTGGTGGAAAAGTTTAGCTAGTGATTCAAAAGCAACATTCGATGATGAGATTCAATTAGATGGATCATCAATCGAACCCACTGTTACTTGGGGTATAACTCCTGGGCAAGGAATTTCAATCAAAGAAACAATTCCAAACCCTGAGTTTCTTCCCAAAAATGAGCAACAAATCGCTAAAGACGCTTGTAAATACATGAATCTAAAACCAGACGAACCCATAGAGGGACAATCAATTGATGTTTGCTTTATTGGGAGCTGTACCAATGGAAGATTAAGTGATCTCGAAGAGGCATCTAAAATTGTTAAAGGTAATACAGTCGCTGATGGGATTAGAGCATTTGTCGTTCCTGGTTCTCAAAAGGTCGCCAAGGAGGCAAAAGAAAAAGGATTAGATAAAATATTTCTTAAAGCAGGTTTTGAATGGCGAGAACCAGGTTGTTCAATGTGTCTCGCCATGAACCCAGATAAACTAGAAGGCAGACAAATAAGCGCTAGTTCAAGTAATAGAAATTTCAAAGGAAGACAAGGCTCTGCAAATGGGAGAACCTTGTTAATGAGCCCCGCTATGGTTGCTGCTGCTGCAATAAATGGGAAGGTTACAGATGTAAGAAAGTTCCTGAAAGAGTAA
- a CDS encoding competence/damage-inducible protein A, with amino-acid sequence MKTSKEITINKKNKFGAEILCIGSEILLGNIVNTNSQWIAAQLAILGIPHFRQTVIGDNPARLEEAILEASNRSEILITTGGLGPTPDDIKTKVIADTFKTPLEQRNDILIDLRNKSKDKVSKLSESQKKQSLVPKGAKIINNYSGTAPGIFWSPKENFTILTFPGVPSELKEMWAKEASKLLISNNLSKEVISSKVLHFAGITESLLADKIQHLLISKNPTVATYASTGSVKVRITARGKSSEKTNRLIEPIKKELTQITGLKCFGLDNETLEEIVFKLLLKRKETIAVAESCTGGGIGSKLTKIPGSSQIFHGGVIAYNNSIKQRLLGVPEEIINTHGAVSKQVVESMARGVQIKFKVNWAISVSGIAGPTGGSKSKPVGLVNFCIKGPKTLITWEENFGSNKTREDIQKLSVLNALDRLRLSIIMAN; translated from the coding sequence GTGAAAACATCTAAAGAAATTACTATTAACAAAAAAAATAAATTTGGAGCAGAGATTTTATGCATTGGAAGTGAAATACTTCTAGGAAATATTGTAAATACAAATTCTCAATGGATTGCAGCGCAATTAGCAATTTTAGGAATACCACATTTCAGACAAACCGTTATTGGAGATAACCCTGCCAGATTAGAAGAAGCAATACTTGAAGCATCTAATAGATCTGAAATTCTAATAACAACTGGTGGGCTTGGACCAACTCCAGATGATATAAAAACGAAGGTGATTGCTGATACTTTTAAAACACCTCTAGAACAAAGAAATGATATATTGATTGACTTGAGAAACAAGTCAAAAGATAAAGTTAGTAAATTATCCGAAAGCCAAAAGAAGCAATCATTAGTCCCAAAAGGGGCTAAAATCATAAACAATTACTCAGGCACAGCCCCTGGTATTTTTTGGAGCCCAAAGGAAAATTTTACAATACTTACTTTCCCTGGAGTCCCGAGCGAATTAAAAGAAATGTGGGCTAAAGAAGCATCAAAATTATTAATTAGTAATAATTTATCAAAAGAAGTTATCTCTAGCAAAGTTTTACATTTTGCGGGTATAACTGAATCATTGCTTGCAGACAAAATCCAACATTTACTTATATCAAAAAATCCAACTGTTGCAACTTATGCAAGCACTGGCTCAGTAAAGGTAAGAATCACAGCCAGGGGAAAGAGTTCGGAAAAAACCAATAGATTGATAGAACCTATTAAAAAAGAATTAACTCAAATCACTGGATTAAAATGCTTTGGTCTAGACAATGAAACTCTTGAAGAAATTGTATTTAAATTATTACTGAAAAGAAAAGAAACTATTGCTGTTGCAGAATCATGTACTGGAGGCGGAATAGGTTCTAAACTTACAAAAATCCCTGGATCTTCACAAATTTTCCATGGAGGCGTCATCGCATATAACAATTCAATTAAACAGAGATTACTAGGGGTTCCTGAGGAAATAATTAATACCCATGGTGCAGTCTCAAAGCAAGTTGTCGAATCAATGGCGAGAGGCGTCCAAATAAAATTCAAAGTTAACTGGGCTATCTCTGTCAGTGGAATTGCAGGACCCACCGGAGGAAGCAAATCAAAGCCAGTTGGTCTAGTCAATTTTTGTATTAAGGGTCCAAAAACCCTTATTACATGGGAAGAAAATTTTGGATCTAATAAGACAAGAGAAGATATTCAAAAATTAAGCGTTTTAAATGCTCTTGATAGATTACGTTTATCTATAATCATGGCAAATTAA
- the glyA gene encoding serine hydroxymethyltransferase: MKCDPSIAKLINNELSRQETHLELIASENFASKAVMEAQGSVLTNKYAEGLPNKRYYGGCEYVDGVEQLAIDRAKNLFGANWANVQPHSGAQANFAVFLSLLKPGDTIMGMDLSHGGHLTHGSPVNVSGKWFKTCHYEVDKKTEMLDMDAIRKKAIENQPKLIICGFSAYPRKIDFKAFRSIADEVNAYLLADIAHIAGLVASGLHPSPIPYCDVVTTTTHKTLRGPRGGLILSKDKEIGKKLDKAVFPGTQGGPLEHVIAAKAVAFKEASAPEFKIYSQKVISNAKVLSNQLQKRGISIVSKGTDNHIVLLDLRSIGMTGKVADQLVSDIKITANKNTVPFDPESPFVTSGLRLGSAALTTRGFNEQAFGDVGNVIADRLLNPNDEDIKEKSINKVSELCNKFPLYSENI, translated from the coding sequence ATGAAATGTGATCCAAGTATTGCGAAATTAATAAACAATGAATTATCAAGACAAGAAACTCATTTAGAGCTTATCGCAAGCGAGAATTTTGCTTCTAAGGCCGTAATGGAAGCCCAAGGATCAGTCCTAACAAATAAATATGCTGAAGGTCTCCCTAACAAACGTTATTACGGAGGATGTGAGTATGTAGACGGAGTTGAGCAACTAGCAATAGATAGAGCAAAAAACCTTTTTGGTGCCAACTGGGCAAACGTCCAACCACACAGCGGAGCTCAAGCTAACTTTGCAGTTTTCCTTAGCCTTCTAAAGCCAGGGGACACAATCATGGGAATGGACTTATCTCATGGAGGACACCTCACGCATGGTTCACCTGTAAATGTAAGCGGCAAATGGTTTAAAACTTGCCATTACGAAGTTGATAAAAAGACTGAAATGCTCGATATGGATGCAATAAGAAAAAAAGCAATTGAAAATCAACCTAAATTAATTATCTGTGGATTCTCTGCCTATCCACGAAAAATTGACTTCAAAGCTTTCAGATCAATAGCTGATGAGGTAAATGCTTATTTATTAGCTGATATTGCTCATATTGCTGGTTTAGTGGCAAGTGGACTTCACCCAAGTCCAATCCCATATTGTGATGTAGTTACAACAACTACTCACAAAACTCTTAGAGGGCCAAGGGGTGGACTAATCCTCTCAAAAGATAAGGAGATAGGAAAAAAGCTTGATAAAGCAGTATTTCCTGGCACCCAAGGAGGTCCTTTAGAACATGTAATCGCAGCCAAGGCTGTTGCATTCAAAGAAGCTTCTGCACCCGAATTCAAGATCTATAGCCAAAAAGTAATCTCAAATGCAAAAGTTCTTTCTAATCAACTTCAAAAAAGAGGAATTTCAATTGTAAGCAAAGGAACTGACAATCATATAGTTCTTCTTGACCTTAGAAGCATTGGTATGACAGGTAAAGTTGCTGATCAATTAGTAAGTGATATTAAAATAACCGCGAACAAAAACACTGTACCTTTTGACCCAGAGTCCCCATTTGTTACTAGTGGGCTAAGGCTAGGTTCAGCAGCCCTTACGACTAGAGGTTTTAATGAACAAGCCTTTGGAGATGTTGGTAATGTCATTGCAGATAGACTACTTAACCCTAATGATGAAGATATAAAGGAAAAGTCAATCAATAAAGTATCTGAACTTTGCAATAAGTTTCCTTTATATAGTGAAAACATCTAA
- a CDS encoding DUF3181 family protein, whose protein sequence is MSTSIDSSQINELAMSIADRLFIQVGNWNLYLGDAGLAKDLAIECQANFDQGANVAARKGLEGIQVKLGGGITRLPLSKLIPPNQFFDLEEILEPYCR, encoded by the coding sequence ATGTCCACTTCTATCGATTCATCGCAAATTAATGAGCTTGCGATGTCAATAGCTGACAGATTATTTATTCAAGTTGGAAATTGGAACCTTTATCTAGGTGATGCGGGCCTTGCAAAGGACTTAGCTATTGAATGTCAGGCTAACTTTGATCAAGGTGCAAATGTTGCAGCTAGAAAAGGTCTTGAAGGAATTCAAGTGAAACTTGGCGGAGGTATCACGCGATTGCCGTTATCAAAATTAATTCCACCAAATCAATTCTTTGACCTTGAGGAGATTTTAGAACCCTATTGCAGATAA
- the murJ gene encoding murein biosynthesis integral membrane protein MurJ — protein sequence MSKSIKEIAFFVSLGTLLSKFGGLARQLVIAGAFGINAAYDAYNYAYIIPGFFLVLLGGINGPLHNSMVTLLADKNKVESRLFISSINNILSIILLIISLFIFFSSDFLINLVGPSLTPEIKEIASYQLKIMSPIIFLSGLIGLGFGSLNAKKEFFIPSISPLISSLIIIISISNFWINKGNTTDLDTLNMRGGIILAKATFIGALSQYLIQIPFLIKKGIFAISFSIQTKYSEIKRALSMIAPASLSSGMIQINVFTDLFFASKIVGAAAALSYANFLVQAPLGIVSNTILIPLLPVFVSLRARENHLKLIKKIHQGLILSSTSMVFLGSIFISLSTPIVILIYGRGSFNQNAVDVVSQLLIAYGIGMPFYLCRDLLVRVFYGIEDAKTPFRISIIAILLNLFFDWFFIGGSSPWGELSPLNLGVNGLVFSTTFVNFFACTLLLFKLNHKLDKLDLPNLLAQNLRIILIGLISGICSFFIFKIIFLPYSFINLLLKLIISSGISLIIFYCLAIILKIDEIDNLNKFLKEKFIRL from the coding sequence ATGTCGAAATCAATCAAAGAAATTGCTTTCTTCGTAAGTTTAGGAACTTTATTGAGCAAATTTGGAGGGTTGGCTAGGCAATTAGTTATTGCTGGTGCTTTTGGAATTAATGCTGCATATGATGCATATAATTATGCTTATATTATACCTGGTTTTTTCTTAGTCCTGTTAGGGGGTATTAATGGTCCATTACATAACTCAATGGTTACACTATTGGCAGATAAAAATAAAGTTGAGAGTAGATTATTTATAAGTTCAATCAATAATATTTTATCTATAATACTATTAATTATAAGTTTATTTATTTTCTTTTCATCTGATTTTTTGATTAATTTAGTTGGACCGAGTTTAACCCCTGAAATAAAAGAAATAGCATCCTATCAATTAAAAATAATGTCTCCAATAATCTTTCTATCTGGATTAATAGGTCTTGGATTTGGATCACTAAATGCTAAAAAAGAATTTTTCATTCCCTCTATATCTCCATTAATTTCAAGTCTAATAATCATAATTTCAATATCAAACTTTTGGATAAATAAAGGAAATACGACTGATCTAGATACACTGAATATGAGAGGAGGAATTATTTTAGCAAAGGCAACATTTATAGGTGCCCTATCTCAATATTTAATTCAAATACCGTTCCTAATTAAAAAAGGAATATTTGCGATAAGTTTTTCAATACAAACAAAATATTCAGAAATAAAAAGGGCCTTGAGCATGATTGCCCCTGCATCACTTTCTTCAGGGATGATACAAATTAATGTTTTTACTGATTTATTCTTTGCATCAAAAATAGTAGGTGCTGCAGCTGCCTTAAGTTACGCAAACTTTTTAGTTCAAGCACCTCTTGGAATAGTATCAAATACTATTTTAATTCCATTATTACCGGTTTTTGTAAGTTTAAGAGCTCGAGAAAATCATTTAAAATTGATCAAAAAAATTCATCAGGGATTAATTCTTTCTTCGACTTCTATGGTGTTTTTAGGGTCGATATTTATTTCACTTTCTACTCCAATAGTTATATTAATCTATGGTAGAGGTTCATTCAATCAAAATGCGGTTGATGTAGTAAGTCAACTATTAATTGCATATGGAATAGGAATGCCTTTTTATCTATGTAGAGATCTATTGGTGAGAGTTTTTTATGGTATAGAGGATGCAAAAACACCATTTAGAATATCAATCATAGCAATATTACTAAATTTATTTTTTGACTGGTTTTTCATAGGAGGTTCAAGTCCATGGGGGGAGCTATCACCGCTAAACTTAGGAGTAAATGGATTAGTCTTTTCAACTACATTTGTTAACTTCTTCGCTTGTACACTTTTACTATTTAAATTAAACCATAAATTAGATAAACTAGATTTACCTAATCTATTAGCTCAGAATCTACGAATTATTCTAATTGGTTTAATTTCTGGTATTTGCTCATTTTTTATTTTTAAAATAATATTTTTACCCTATAGTTTTATCAATTTATTATTGAAATTAATAATTTCATCTGGAATTAGTCTGATTATCTTTTATTGTCTAGCAATTATTCTTAAAATTGATGAGATTGATAATTTAAATAAGTTTTTAAAGGAGAAGTTTATTCGTCTTTAA
- the sfsA gene encoding DNA/RNA nuclease SfsA: MIEIGETIIKFPPLKEGILIKRYKRFLADIELDDGEVVTAHCANTGPMKGVLWPGRRVRLKYSPSPKRKLDWSWEQAEVPSHNENKKCWVGINTSLPNKLIKHLIEANCLERQFGQISSIKPEVVYGLERKSRIDLLLYPSIQNEDSRKIFVEVKNTTWCEDSLALFPDTVTTRGQKHLKELMSVYPDSRAVLIPCISRSDIELFAPGEIADPEYGRLFREALTKGVEVIPCAFGFFIDHITWEGIRPFQKSRENKQF; the protein is encoded by the coding sequence GTGATTGAAATTGGTGAAACCATTATTAAGTTTCCTCCTCTTAAAGAGGGAATATTGATTAAGAGATATAAGAGGTTTTTGGCCGATATTGAGTTGGATGATGGAGAGGTTGTTACAGCGCATTGTGCAAATACAGGACCAATGAAAGGGGTTTTGTGGCCTGGGCGGAGAGTCAGACTCAAGTATTCTCCTTCACCTAAACGTAAATTAGATTGGTCTTGGGAGCAAGCTGAGGTTCCTAGTCACAATGAGAACAAGAAATGCTGGGTTGGTATTAATACATCTTTGCCTAATAAGTTGATTAAACATTTAATTGAAGCAAATTGTTTAGAGAGGCAATTTGGTCAAATTTCAAGCATTAAGCCTGAAGTTGTTTATGGTTTAGAAAGAAAAAGTAGAATTGATCTATTGCTTTATCCAAGCATTCAGAATGAAGATAGTAGAAAGATTTTTGTCGAGGTTAAAAATACAACTTGGTGTGAAGATTCTTTAGCATTGTTCCCAGATACAGTAACGACTAGAGGTCAAAAACATTTAAAAGAATTAATGAGTGTTTATCCAGATTCTCGAGCAGTGCTAATTCCTTGTATTAGTAGAAGCGATATAGAACTTTTTGCACCTGGTGAAATAGCAGATCCTGAGTATGGGAGGTTGTTTAGAGAGGCATTAACTAAGGGTGTTGAAGTGATTCCATGCGCATTTGGTTTCTTTATAGATCACATCACTTGGGAAGGTATTAGACCTTTTCAGAAGTCGAGAGAAAATAAACAATTTTAA
- a CDS encoding ammonium transporter, whose product MTTALQSPPRRTTSRLQDASLLNGPMLLLRSIKGFRRSQSWAWLASIPLALLGLGVFTFSARAEVALSDLTGPQAASFLADNLWLFIATILVIFMNAGFAMVEAGMCRQKNAVNILAKNLFVFALAVTAYWVIGYSLMYGGSVIDGWLYFQGLFVDPDPSGALECAAAGDTGCLVPAVDFLFQSAFAGTAATIVSGLVAERVKFGEFVVFSIVLTAFIYPIAGSWQWNGGWLAELGFIDFAGSSIVHSVGGWAGLVGAMLLGPRIGKFVDGKAQAMPGHNMAIATLGALILWIGWYGFNPGSELAMDQYVAYVAVTTTLAAAGGAIAATVLSTITSGKPDLTMIINGILAGLVSITAGCGNMTFAGSWLAGAVGGLIVVVAVAALDSAGIDDPVGAFSVHGVCGVWGTVVIGLWGVDGMDPGAAGIGLLNGGGINQFFIQALGAAAYGIWTVVTCWIAWQIIGGFFGGIRVSEAEETQGLDIGEHGMEAYPDFASS is encoded by the coding sequence ATGACCACTGCTTTGCAATCGCCTCCAAGGCGAACTACTTCTCGTCTCCAAGACGCAAGTCTTTTGAACGGGCCAATGCTTCTTCTAAGAAGTATTAAAGGTTTTAGAAGAAGTCAGTCTTGGGCATGGCTAGCCTCTATCCCATTGGCTCTTCTGGGATTAGGTGTTTTCACTTTCTCTGCTAGAGCTGAGGTTGCTCTCTCAGATTTAACAGGACCACAAGCCGCTTCTTTCTTGGCTGACAACCTTTGGTTATTTATAGCCACAATCCTCGTTATTTTTATGAACGCGGGATTCGCAATGGTTGAAGCTGGTATGTGCCGTCAAAAAAATGCGGTCAACATTTTAGCTAAAAATTTATTTGTTTTTGCTCTTGCTGTTACTGCCTACTGGGTAATTGGTTATTCATTAATGTATGGCGGTTCAGTTATTGATGGATGGCTTTATTTCCAAGGCTTATTCGTTGATCCTGACCCTTCAGGTGCACTTGAGTGTGCAGCCGCAGGAGATACAGGTTGTCTTGTCCCAGCAGTTGATTTCCTTTTCCAATCTGCTTTTGCTGGTACTGCTGCAACGATCGTTTCAGGATTGGTTGCTGAGAGAGTCAAATTCGGTGAATTTGTTGTTTTCTCTATAGTTTTGACTGCTTTTATCTATCCAATTGCAGGAAGTTGGCAATGGAACGGTGGTTGGCTTGCTGAACTTGGTTTTATTGATTTCGCAGGTTCATCTATTGTCCACTCTGTTGGAGGTTGGGCAGGTCTTGTTGGAGCAATGCTTCTTGGACCTCGTATTGGCAAATTTGTTGATGGCAAAGCTCAAGCGATGCCTGGACACAATATGGCTATTGCAACTTTAGGAGCACTAATCCTTTGGATTGGTTGGTATGGATTCAACCCTGGCTCAGAATTAGCTATGGATCAATATGTTGCTTACGTTGCAGTTACAACAACTTTGGCAGCAGCTGGTGGCGCAATCGCCGCTACAGTCCTATCTACCATTACTTCTGGTAAGCCTGATCTAACCATGATCATCAATGGCATTCTTGCTGGATTAGTAAGTATCACTGCTGGTTGTGGCAATATGACTTTTGCTGGATCTTGGCTTGCTGGTGCTGTAGGTGGATTAATCGTCGTAGTTGCAGTAGCTGCTCTGGATTCTGCAGGCATTGATGATCCAGTTGGTGCATTCTCAGTTCACGGTGTTTGTGGAGTTTGGGGAACTGTTGTTATCGGCCTTTGGGGCGTTGATGGCATGGATCCTGGAGCTGCAGGAATTGGTCTTCTCAATGGAGGAGGAATTAACCAATTCTTCATTCAAGCATTGGGTGCAGCTGCTTATGGCATATGGACTGTTGTGACATGCTGGATTGCTTGGCAAATTATTGGTGGCTTCTTCGGAGGTATCAGAGTTAGCGAAGCAGAAGAGACACAGGGACTTGATATTGGCGAGCATGGAATGGAGGCTTATCCTGACTTTGCTTCTAGCTAG
- a CDS encoding 4-hydroxy-3-methylbut-2-enyl diphosphate reductase — protein MDTQAFKQTLHKSDRYNRRGFGSANKRAQALAEAYQSGLIGSIRENGNLLEHGRLKVKLAEAFGFCWGVERSVAMAYETRKHYPNERIWITNEIIHNPSVNDHLRKMNVLFISEEKGVKDFSVVKDGDVVILPAFGATVQDMKLLHDRGCHIIDTTCPWVSKVWHTVEKHKKHTFTSIIHGKYKHEETLATSSFAGTYLVLFDLEEANYVSDYILGKGNREDFLKRFSKASSAGFDPDKDLQKVGVANQTTMLKSETEEIGRLFEKTMLQRFGPAQLNEHFLAINTICDATEERQGAMFSLVDEPLDLMVVIGGFNSSNTTHLQEIAISRGIRSFHIDTPERIGEETNTITHMPLEGGELLTEENFLQNGNISVGITSGASTPDRVVEDVIHKLMKIGENF, from the coding sequence ATGGATACTCAAGCCTTTAAGCAAACTCTTCATAAATCGGATCGTTACAACCGAAGAGGATTTGGTTCAGCAAATAAGCGAGCCCAAGCACTTGCAGAGGCTTATCAAAGTGGTTTAATTGGATCTATTAGAGAAAATGGAAATCTTTTAGAGCACGGGAGATTAAAAGTTAAACTTGCAGAAGCTTTTGGATTTTGTTGGGGAGTAGAAAGATCAGTAGCAATGGCTTACGAGACTAGGAAGCATTATCCAAATGAAAGAATTTGGATCACTAATGAAATCATTCATAACCCCTCTGTGAATGATCATTTGAGGAAAATGAATGTTCTTTTTATTTCTGAGGAAAAAGGGGTTAAAGATTTTTCTGTAGTAAAAGATGGAGATGTAGTAATTCTTCCTGCATTTGGAGCAACGGTTCAAGATATGAAGCTCTTACACGATAGAGGTTGTCATATTATTGATACCACTTGCCCATGGGTTTCAAAAGTTTGGCATACTGTCGAAAAGCATAAAAAACATACATTCACATCAATTATTCATGGCAAATATAAACACGAAGAAACTCTAGCGACTAGTTCTTTTGCAGGGACTTACCTAGTCCTATTTGACCTTGAAGAGGCGAATTATGTTTCTGATTATATTTTAGGCAAAGGAAATAGAGAAGATTTCTTAAAGCGTTTTTCAAAAGCCTCTTCAGCAGGGTTCGATCCCGATAAGGATTTGCAAAAAGTTGGAGTTGCTAATCAGACCACAATGTTAAAAAGCGAAACTGAGGAAATAGGACGATTGTTTGAGAAAACAATGTTGCAAAGATTTGGACCTGCTCAATTGAATGAACATTTTCTAGCTATTAATACCATTTGTGATGCTACTGAAGAAAGACAAGGAGCAATGTTTTCGCTAGTTGATGAACCTCTTGATCTTATGGTTGTAATTGGTGGATTCAATTCTTCTAACACAACTCATCTTCAAGAAATCGCAATCAGCAGGGGGATTCGTTCATTTCATATTGATACTCCAGAGAGAATTGGAGAAGAGACGAATACCATTACTCATATGCCTCTAGAGGGAGGTGAATTGTTAACTGAGGAAAATTTTCTTCAAAACGGAAATATTAGTGTAGGTATTACTTCGGGTGCTTCAACTCCTGACCGTGTAGTCGAAGATGTTATTCACAAGCTAATGAAAATAGGCGAAAATTTTTGA
- a CDS encoding DoxX family protein: MTQANKSNLKDPDSQKVEVVVQSPEGEVNIFGELSIFVLRVSFSLFMVHHGLEKLSDPGGFAEFVVGKYFSFLPGDPVIWTYLAAVTQIVCPIGLATGVLARLSSLGLLSTMVFALYFHFIDTGLEGFPFAVVENHNYIFELSAIYAAISFYFLCAGPGRLSLLRKSNKITYYPKGS, from the coding sequence ATGACTCAAGCAAACAAATCTAATCTTAAAGATCCTGATTCACAAAAAGTTGAAGTGGTTGTTCAAAGCCCTGAAGGTGAAGTGAATATTTTTGGTGAACTGTCAATCTTTGTACTGAGAGTTAGTTTTAGTTTGTTCATGGTTCATCACGGTCTGGAAAAATTGAGTGATCCAGGAGGATTCGCCGAATTTGTGGTAGGCAAATACTTCAGCTTTCTTCCTGGTGATCCTGTGATTTGGACTTATTTGGCGGCAGTAACTCAAATAGTTTGTCCAATTGGACTGGCAACCGGAGTATTGGCAAGATTATCCTCTTTGGGTCTACTCTCAACTATGGTTTTTGCTTTGTATTTCCATTTCATAGATACTGGTTTAGAGGGATTCCCTTTTGCTGTAGTCGAAAATCACAATTATATTTTTGAATTATCCGCTATTTATGCAGCAATATCATTTTATTTCTTGTGTGCAGGTCCTGGTAGATTATCACTTTTAAGGAAATCCAATAAAATAACTTATTATCCAAAAGGATCATAA